One segment of Struthio camelus isolate bStrCam1 chromosome 25, bStrCam1.hap1, whole genome shotgun sequence DNA contains the following:
- the LOC104144837 gene encoding 1-acyl-sn-glycerol-3-phosphate acyltransferase alpha codes for MMKVILLQGLLLLLPFAALLLYWYSATVQYFCKVAFFNCWIVAMATLLSPYAALRGRTVENMKILRAAILPLKHFFGIKMQVWGYEHLNIKEPYVMVCNHQASLDLMGMVEIMPDHCVPIAKKELMYMGTVGWACWLSGIIFIDRQKTGDAIDVIAQTARTMRRENLRVWIFPEGTRNRDKSMLPFKRGAFHLAVQAQVPIIPIVISPYWNFYSSKDKKFIPGTCTIQILPRIETQGLSPKNVPDLTETVRKAMVDVFSEMSANDCGNQRSEQPPLPCSAGANAVKETGSPQREEDTTSISD; via the exons atgatgaaGGTGATCCTGCTCCAagggctgctgctcctcctccccttcgCAGCCCTGCTGCTTTACTGGTATAGTGCCACTGTCCAGTACTTCTGCAAGGTGGCCTTCTTTAACTGCTGGATTGTGGCCATGGCAACACTCCTCTCCCCCTATGCTGCTCTTCGGGGTCGCACTGTGGAGAACATGAA GATCTTGCGTGCTGCTATCCTGCCCCTCAAACACTTCTTTGGCATCAAGATGCAGGTGTGGGGATATGAGCATCTAAACATCAAGGAGCCCTACGTGATGGTTTGCAACCACCAAGCTTCCCTCGACCTCATGG GCATGGTGGAGATCATGCCTGACCACTGTGTGCCCATTGCCAAGAAGGAGCTCATGTACATGGGAACTGTGGGGTGGGCCTGCTGGCTCAGCGGCATTATCTTCATTGATCGCCAGAAAACAGGAGATGCTATCGATGTCATCGCTCAGACTGCCAGGACCATGCGACGTGAAAAt CTCCGGGTGTGGATTTTCCCTGAAGGCACGAGGAACCGGGACAAATCCATGCTGCCCTTCAAGCGTGGAGCTTTCCACTTGGCCGTGCAGGCTCAG GTTCCCATTATACCCATCGTGATCTCCCCATACTGGAACTTTTACAGCTCTAAGGATAAGAAATTCATCCCTG gGACGTGCACCATCCAAATCCTCCCAAGGATAGAAACCCAGGGTCTGAGCCCAAAGAATGTCCCTGATCTGACAGAGACCGTCCGCAAGGCCATGGTTGATGTCTTCTCTGAGATGTCTGCAAATGATTGTGGGAACCAGCGCTCtgagcagcctcccctcccatgcAGTGCTGGGGCCAACGCTGTCAAGGAGACAGGCAGCCCACAGCGTGAGGAGGACACAACCAGCATCAGTGATTAG